A segment of the Elusimicrobiota bacterium genome:
ACGAGGGGTGCAGCGCCGCACCGCGGACTCGGCCTGCGGGTCGCGCAGGACCTGGCTGGAGAGCCAGTTCTGGCAGAACTTGCAGGAGAAGTTGCAGCCTAGCATGCCGAAGGACAATGTGGCCGCGCCGGGCAGGACGTGGAAGAAGGGTTTCTTCTCGATGGGGTCCACGCGCAGGCCGGAGACGTAGCCGTAGGGGACCATGAGCCTGCCGCCGCGGTTGAAGCGCATGCGGCACACGCCGGCCCTGCCCTCGGCGATGAGGCACTCGTGGCCGCAGGCGGAGCAGCGCACGGAGCCGTCGCCGCGCTTCTCGTAGAGCTCTCCCTCGCGGGTCAAGCGCCGCAAAGCGGCGTCCAGGTTCTCGGCGGGGCTCATCGCGGCTCTGAGAAGGCGGTGACCGTGAAGGTCGCGAGCTCCGCGCCGGGCTGCTTCCAGGCGTCTACGGGCAGGCCGGCCTTGTGCTCGCAGAGATAGGCCATGAACTCGTCTCGGTCCGGCAGCTTCTCCCAGACCTGGGGCAGGAACAGCCCCTGCCTGGCGCCGCGGCCCACGACGACTCCCAGGCCGGGCCGGATGTCCTCGGGCCGCGCGGGACGAGGCGCGGAGAGGATGGAGATCTCGGCGCGCAGGCCGGAGAGCTCCTCGACGCTAACGGCCGGGAAGCGCGGGTCGTCGGCCGCGCTGCACACCGCGTAGCGGGCCACCGCGTTGCCCAAGGTATCGCGGGCCGCGGTGGTGCCGATGCAGCCGCGCAGGTTCCCGTCTCTTTTGGTCCAGGTGACGAAGACCGCGGCGGGCAGGTTGAAGCGCGGCCGGTCGAAGAGCCGGGGCCTGTGCCGCTGGCCCCCGAGGCTGCCTCGGACGCTGGCGCGCGCCAGGCCCAGGAGCTCGGTCTTTTCCTCAGCGGTGACCTGCTCCATGGGCCAGGAGCGGCGCTGGCCGCGGCAGAGCAGCAGGGCCGCGCCGTAGCCCACCGTGCGGCCTTCGTCTCCGCCGCGGTCGGCGGAGTTGGTGCAGGCCAAAGCCTCGCCCCAATCCGCGCCCAGGCTCCCGGCCGCGGCCTGGACCGCGGCCGCGGCCGCCTTGCCGCACCAGGTGCAGTGCAGCTCGGCCCCGCCGAGGGTCATCAGCGCCGCTTCGGTGCGCCAGAGATAATCCGGCTCCAAAGTCAGGAAGCTCTCCAGGGAGGCCGGGTCGACCTGCCGCGCGACTTCCCAGGCCGGATAATGGGAGAGGTCGCTGGCCGCGATGACCAAGGCCTTCTTGCCTTTGAGCGCCCCGGCCAAGGCGCGGCCGAAGCGCACCGTTTCGGTGAGGCTCTGGCTGTTGCTCACCACCGGCAGGAGCTTGAAGTCCTGGAAAGTCCTCTGCAGGAAGGGCAGCACCACTTCCACGGAGTGCTCCGAAGCGTGCGCAATGGCCGAGACCGTGACCCCGTCGCCGGACTTGAGCAGT
Coding sequences within it:
- the amrB gene encoding AmmeMemoRadiSam system protein B, with the protein product MSSRVRPPAAAGRFYPADPGVLRETVDRLLAQAPKTAVEGRVVGALCPHAGYDYSGPPTAQVFRALAGLAPEVVAVVGTAHFADRPGFFLPEHAALRTPLGEVPVAQEEAAQLLKSGDGVTVSAIAHASEHSVEVVLPFLQRTFQDFKLLPVVSNSQSLTETVRFGRALAGALKGKKALVIAASDLSHYPAWEVARQVDPASLESFLTLEPDYLWRTEAALMTLGGAELHCTWCGKAAAAAVQAAAGSLGADWGEALACTNSADRGGDEGRTVGYGAALLLCRGQRRSWPMEQVTAEEKTELLGLARASVRGSLGGQRHRPRLFDRPRFNLPAAVFVTWTKRDGNLRGCIGTTAARDTLGNAVARYAVCSAADDPRFPAVSVEELSGLRAEISILSAPRPARPEDIRPGLGVVVGRGARQGLFLPQVWEKLPDRDEFMAYLCEHKAGLPVDAWKQPGAELATFTVTAFSEPR